A stretch of the Deltaproteobacteria bacterium genome encodes the following:
- the rplK gene encoding 50S ribosomal protein L11, with amino-acid sequence MAKKKEVIGSIKLQIPAGQATPSPPVGPALGQYGLNIMEFCKAFNEKTKGQEGTIIPVVITVYADRTYTFITKTPPTSVLIKQAAKIVKGSGEPNRSKVGKVAREQIREIAQIKMPDLNANDLEVATKMIEGTAKSMGIEIE; translated from the coding sequence ATGGCGAAGAAAAAGGAGGTAATAGGATCTATAAAGCTACAGATACCGGCTGGACAGGCCACTCCCTCCCCTCCGGTGGGCCCTGCCCTGGGGCAGTATGGCCTCAACATCATGGAATTTTGTAAGGCCTTTAACGAAAAAACCAAGGGGCAGGAGGGGACCATTATCCCTGTGGTCATCACGGTCTACGCTGATAGGACTTACACCTTTATCACCAAGACCCCTCCCACTTCGGTCCTCATAAAGCAAGCTGCTAAGATTGTCAAAGGATCTGGGGAGCCCAATAGGAGCAAGGTGGGAAAGGTCGCCAGAGAGCAAATCAGGGAGATAGCCCAGATCAAGATGCCTGATCTCAACGCCAATGATTTGGAGGTGGCCACCAAGATGATCGAGGGGACGGCCAAGAGTATGGGAATAGAGATAGAATAA
- a CDS encoding 50S ribosomal protein L1 codes for MGKRGKKYIEAKKKVDRTKRYNLEEALDLLSETSYARFDESVDVAIKLGVDPKKPDQMVRGTVVLPNGTGKEVNILVFAQGEKEKEAREAGADYVGGEELVEKISKGWLEFDKAIATPDIMKLVSKLGKILGPRGLMPNPKVGTVTFEVGKAVRDIKSGKVEFKVDKAGNLHVSVGKVSFGREKLMENILVLLDSVTKAKPASSKGAYLRGLALSTTMSSGIKVNPLSVRNLMRA; via the coding sequence ATGGGTAAAAGAGGCAAAAAATATATTGAAGCCAAAAAGAAGGTCGATAGGACCAAGAGGTATAATCTAGAGGAGGCCCTAGATCTCTTGTCTGAAACCTCCTATGCCCGCTTTGATGAAAGTGTAGATGTAGCCATTAAACTGGGGGTAGATCCCAAAAAGCCCGACCAAATGGTCAGGGGGACAGTGGTTCTGCCCAATGGAACGGGAAAAGAGGTAAACATCTTGGTCTTTGCCCAAGGAGAGAAGGAGAAAGAGGCCAGGGAGGCTGGGGCCGATTATGTGGGGGGAGAGGAACTGGTGGAGAAGATATCCAAAGGGTGGCTGGAGTTTGATAAGGCCATCGCCACCCCTGATATAATGAAGTTGGTCAGCAAGTTGGGCAAAATCTTGGGGCCAAGGGGATTAATGCCCAATCCAAAGGTGGGTACGGTGACCTTTGAGGTGGGCAAGGCAGTGAGGGATATCAAGTCCGGAAAGGTGGAGTTCAAGGTGGATAAGGCAGGGAACCTCCACGTCTCCGTGGGAAAGGTCTCCTTCGGTCGTGAGAAACTGATGGAGAACATCCTTGTCCTTTTGGACTCTGTGACAAAGGCAAAACCCGCCTCCAGTAAGGGGGCCTATTTGAGAGGGCTCGCTCTCTCCACTACAATGAGTTCAGGGATCAAGGTCAACCCCCTCTCGGTAAGGAATCTGATGAGGGCATAG